In Colletotrichum higginsianum IMI 349063 chromosome 3, whole genome shotgun sequence, a genomic segment contains:
- a CDS encoding Riboflavin biosynthesis protein RibD domain-containing protein: MAETLQIPDEDAAWLSPHLPSESAIQSAGHQNRPFVTLTFATSLDSSLSLAPGVRTRLSGPESKAMTHYLRRQHAAILVGVGTVLADDPGLNCRIAGAGLDAQPRPVVLDPRGRWDFTEHSKVFEIARAGKGLAPFVLVGAAAIDSERQQVLEAHGGKFVVLDTQKAEPRFNWPSILSVLHDEGLDSVMIEGGGQVINSLLSPEYHQLVDAVIVTLAPTWLGRGGVVVSPDRVHTSEGTPMPAARLADAAWHQFGEDIVLCGKLRRGD; this comes from the coding sequence ATGGCGGAAACGCTTCAAATCCCGGACGAGGATGCGGCCTGGCTGTCTCCGCATCTGCCGTCAGAATCTGCCATCCAGTCAGCCGGGCACCAAAACCGTCCATTCGTCACTCTGACCTTTGCCACATCGTTGGACTCCTCACTTTCACTCGCTCCTGGAGTGCGTACACGCCTCTCCGGTCCCGAATCCAAAGCTATGACGCATTACCTGCGTCGCCAGCATGCCGCCATTCTCGTTGGAGTCGGGACTGTCCTTGCCGACGACCCAGGCTTGAACTGCCGCATCGCAGGTGCGGGTCTCGACGCTCAGCCTCGACCCGTTGTACTAGATCCTCGCGGCCGGTGGGACTTCACCGAGCATAGCAAAGTTTTCGAGATCGCCCGAGCAGGCAAAGGACTCGCGCCTTTTGTTCTCGTCGGGGCGGCGGCTATTGATTCTGAGAGACAGCAAGTCCTGGAAGCCCACGGCGGAAAGTTTGTCGTTCTCGACACCCAGAAGGCTGAGCCCCGTTTCAATTGGCCGTCCATTCTCTCTGTCCTCCATGACGAAGGCTTAGACAGCGTCATGAtcgaaggaggaggccaggtTATCAACTCGCTACTGAGTCCCGAATACCACCAACTCGTCGACGCTGTCATTGTGACCCTTGCACCCACTTGGCTTGGACGCGGTGGCGTTGTCGTTTCCCCTGACCGCGTCCACACCTCGGAAGGCACGCCCATGCCTGCTGCACGACTGGCCGATGCAGCGTGGCATCAGTTTGGAGAGGATATTGTTCTTTGCGGCAAACTCAGGCGAGGCGACTAG
- a CDS encoding NCS1 nucleoside transporter gives MSSWTSTTQKETAETYDMESQSPVSKTHGGIAQLSTVQDGEVCSKDGVRTPKWYQRLLDAGVEENGIHPVPLEARTNTNYSNLFTVFFTSLLCLLPIPTGALATAQFGLSLRDASLVIIFFALLTSVPPAFMGIAGSYTGLRQLVQARYSFGYYLVSIPLLLNAATVTGFSLSSSIVGGQTLAAVNPGHIDVKVGIVIACLVSFAASFVGYRALHMWERWQWLPNLVAIVIAVGCGGKHLWKQAETPPPTAAQILNYGGLMAGYFITFGGTASDFTALRIFSYIYLGIITPSVPLLILGAAIGGALNNVPEWKSGWDAYGIGGVMAAMLTPAGGFGKFVLVVLALSVIGNIATSMYSAALCMQQMLPIFAKVPRIVFVVVALSIMIPMAIRAAEAWADSLGNFLGLIGYWAGCFDAVIIEELVLFRRMDYDSYDHAAWNIARMLPSGLAAIGASVLSFGLTIPGMDQAWFTGPIARTTGDIGFISAFVLTAIFYAPFRWLEVRKRGRI, from the exons ATGTCCTCTTGGACTTCGACAACGCAGAAGGAAACGGCAGAGACGTACGACATGGAGAGTCAATCTCCCGTCTCCAAGACCCATGGTGGCATTGCTCAGTTGTCGACAGTCCAGGATGGCGAGGTATGCAGCAAAGACGGCGTTCGAACTCCAAAATGGTATCAACGACTGCttgatgccggcgtcgaggagaaTGGAATCCATCCCGTGCCCCTCGAGGCGCGGACCAATACCAACTACAGCAACCTCTTCACCGTTTTCTTCACCAGCTTGCTTTGCTTGCTGCC GATCCCAACGGGTGCGTTGGCCACTGCTCAGTTCGGATTAAGTTTGAGAGACGCTTCGCTGGTGATCATCTTCTTTGCGTTGCTGACCAGTGTGCCTCCGGCATTCATGGGCATTGCTGGCTCCTATACTGGATTGAGACAGCTCGTCCAGGCCAGATACTCCTTTGG ATATTACCTCGTTtccatccccctcctcctcaacgcCGCTACCGTAACCggcttctccctctcctcctcaaTAGTTGGGGGCCAGACACTCGCAGCCGTCAACCCGGGCCATATCGACGTTAAGGTTGGCATCGTCATCGCATGCCTCGTCAGTTTCGCCGCTTCTTTCGTCGGGTACCGCGCCCTTCACATGTGGGAGCGTTGGCAGTGGCTTCCTAATCTGGTCGCGATAGTCATTGCCGTGGGCTGCGGTGGAAAACACTTGTGGAAGCAGGCCGAGACGCCCCCGCCGACAGCAGCTCAGATCCTCAACTATGGAGGTCTCATGGCGGGATATTTCATCACCTTTGGCGGCACAGCATCGGATTTCACCGC ACTCAGGATCTTTTCGTATATTTACCTCGGCATCATAACCCCGTCCGTTCCGCTTCTTATCTTGGGCGCGGCAATTGGGGGTGCGCTCAACAACGTTCCCGAGTGGAAGTCAGGATGGGACGCCTATGGCATTGGGGGCGTCATGGCGGCCATGTTAACCCCTGCCGGCGGTTTTGGCAAGTTTGTGCTCGTGGTCCTTGCGTTGAGTGTTATCGGCAACATTGCAACCTCAATGTACTCAGCCGCTCTCTGTATGCAGCAGATGCTTCCGATCTTCGCAAAGGTTCCTCGGATTGTttttgtcgtcgtcgccttgaGCATCATGATACCGATGGCCATTCGCGCAGCCGAAGCATGGGCCGATTCACTTGGAAACTTTCTGGGCCTGATCGGGTACTGGGCCGGTTGCTTTGATGCGGTCATCATTGAGGAGCTGGTGCTGTTTCGCCGGATGGACTACGACTCATATGATCATGCCGCGTGGAATATCGCCCGCATGCTGCCTTCGGGTCTCGCTGCCATCGGTGCAAGCGTGTTGAGCTTCGGGCTCACAATACCAGGGATGGACCAGGCGTGGTTCACGGGACCGATTGCGAGGACGACGGGAGATATTGGCTTCATTTCGGCGTTTGTGCTGACGGCAATTTTCTATGCTCCATTCAGGTGGTTGGAGGTCAGAAAGCGAGGGCGCATCTGA
- a CDS encoding Salicylate hydroxylase: MSEDPVELRSAVFNASEKYHDFTSKTMSDPKDLKIAVIGAGMGGLGCALALAKKGFRHIDVYETASNLGFVGAGIQMPPNVVRVLDRLGCWPEIEETCTDVKGSSIRQGSSNVELAHVDMPNIRELYGFPHCNGHRSSLAGGMYNACKKEPAITFHFGTALASLNSFAPKPNFTAQPRDGEAYPVECDVLLSCDGIKSTVRTSLLDSVGAVGGEEETGQAAYRIMLTREQMADDPELLALLDSDEVIRWIGEKRHIIAYPVSSHTIYNLSTTQPDSNFAAATNATYTTRGSKKVMLDVFHDFCPLVHRMLNLVPDGQVCEWRLRMHKPLPTWVHTDGPVALLGDACHPTLPHLSQGAAMAIEDGAVVAEVLARAPDTDPRTLQRCLKAYELSRRDWTSQLVNMAFLSGKQLHLGEGKAKEERDRLFAEHKSAGAVPDKWASPDVQRMIYTNDCVANIRRDFDGLYKSAA, translated from the exons ATGTCGGAAGATCCTGTCGAGCTGAGATCTGCTGTCTTTAACGCTTCCGAGAAATATCACGACTTCACATCGAAAACCATGTCTGACCCAAAGGACCTGAAGATCGCCGTCATTGGCGCCG GGATGGGCGGTTTGGGCTGCGCACTCGCCCTCGCGAAGAAGGGCTTTAGGCATATCGACGTGTACGAAACGGCCTCCAACCTCGGTtttgtcggcgccggcattCAGATGCCACCCAACGTCGTCCGGGTTCTCGACCGCCTCGGTTGTTGgcccgagatcgaggagacATGTACCGATGTCAAGGGATCAAGCATTCGAC AGGGATCGAGcaacgtcgagctcgcccacGTCGACATGCCCAACATCCGGGAGCTCTACGGCTTCCCGCACTGCAACGGCCACCGCTCGtcgctcgccggcggcatgtATAACGCCTGCAAGAAAGAGCCCGCCATCACGTTTCACTTCGGGACGGCGCTGGCATCGCTCAACTCGTTCGCGCCCAAGCCCAACTTCACGGCGCAGCcgcgcgacggcgaggcctACCCGGTCGAGTGCGACGTTCTCCTCTCCTGCGACGGCATCAAGAGCACCGTCCGCACGTCCCTCCTCGActccgtcggcgccgttggcggcgaggaggagaccgGCCAGGCCGCCTACCGGATCATGCTCACCCGCGAGCAGATGGCGGACGACCCGGAGCtcctcgccctgctcgactcggacgaggtcATCCGCTGGATCGGCGAGAAGCGCCACATCATCGCCTACCCCGTCTCCTCGCACACCATCTACAACCTCTCGACGACGCAGCCCGACTCCaacttcgccgccgccaccaatGCGACCTACACCACGCGGGGCTCCAAGAAAGTCATGCTCGACGTCTTCCACGACTTTTGCCCGCTGGTCCACCGCATGCTGAACCTCGTCCCGGACGGCCAGGTCTGCGAGTGGCGCCTGCGCATGCACAAGCCGCTGCCGACCTGGGTCCACACGGACGGGcccgtcgccctcctcggcgacgcctgCCACCCGACGCTGCCGCACCTCAGCCAGggcgccgccatggccatcgaagacggcgccgtcgtcgccgaggtgctCGCCCGCGCGCCCGACACCGACCCCAGGACCCTCCAACGCTGCCTCAAGGCGTACGAGCTCTCGCGCCGCGACTGGACGTCCCAGCTCGTCAACATGGCCTTCCTGTCGGGGAAGCAGCTgcacctcggcgagggcaaggccaaggaggagcgCGACCGCCTGTTCGCCGAGCACAAGTCGGCCGGCGCTGTGCCGGATAAGTGGGCCTCGCCCGACGTGCAGCGCATGATCTATACAAACGACTGTGTGGCCAACATCCGTCGAGACTTTGACGGGCTGTACAAGAGCGCGGCATGA
- a CDS encoding Homogentisate 1,2-dioxygenase — MPLPRSPLRRIRTSTKLDLGIDSLLKPFNVVELSPESFRAHRFSPGTLPRSCNAPQKVKYSLYSEQLNGSTFVAPRADIQHAWFYRIFPSVAHGDLKKMPRNTENSSLPMCAHLLTLLVVKIESRFSSGNENVEFVPGALCWRAFPMPEAIGPSVDFVQGLKTIVGHGDPTSKDGLAVHVYTANASMKNRAFCSNDGDMLFVPQVGRLDVQTEFGRYGVNGGVEGPFPETVSADLWWQIDELVVVQAGIRFKVDLPDGPVRGCESLDGDLGFWERQLMDSDIQEVFGSRYELPELGPLGSNGMALPRDFEFPVASFDMDKTEWEIIYKLAGKLWSCKQNHTPFDVVAWDGNYVPFKYAAEKFVNAAFVDKDQADPSLYTVLTVKSKIPGVPATDVMFFTPKWSSATNAYRPPYYHRNMATEVVGVVYGDYKGTSRNLEAGGLSFQSSYSPHGGKS; from the exons ATGCCCTTACCACGGAGCCCGCTCCGGCGGATCCGTACGTCTACCAAGTTGGATTTGGGAATAGATTCTCTTCTGAAGCCAT TCAACGTTGTTGAACTGTCGCCTGAAAGTTTTCGAGCTCACAGGTTCAGTCCGGGGACTCTTCCTCGTTCTTGCAACGCCCCGCAGAAGGTTAAATACAGCCTCTATTCGGAGCAGTTAAATGGCTCGACATTTGTTGCGCCCCGAGCAGATATCCAGCATGCATGGTTTTACCGCATTTTCCCCTCCGTGGCTCATGGAGATCTCAAAAAGATGCCGCGAAACACAGAG AACTCCTCCCTCCCAATGTGTGCTCACCTCCTGACCTTGCTTGTCGTCAAGATCGAGTCACGGTTTTCTTCCGGGAACGAAAATGTCGAGTTCGTTCCCGGTGCGCTCTGTTGGAGAGCGTTTCCAATGCCCGAGGCCATCGGCCCGAGTGTGGACTTTGTTCAGGGCCTCAAGACAATAGTCGGACACGGAGACCCGACGAGCAAGGACGGGCTAGCCGTGCACGTGTACACCGCAAAtgcatcgatgaagaaccGCGCGTTCTGCAGCAATGACGGGGACATGCTTTTCGTTCCCCAAGTTGGTAGGCTGGATGTCCAAACCGAGTTCGGGAGGTACGGTGTCAACGGCGGTGTCGAGGGCCCCTTTCCGGAGACCGTTTCAGCTGACCTTTGGTGGCAGATTGATG AGCTGGTGGTTGTTCAGGCTGGCATCCGGTTCAAGGTCGACTTACCAGATGGTCCAGTCCGAGGCTGTGAGTcactcgacggcgacctAGGGTTTTGGGAACGCCAGCTAATGGATTCAGATATCCAAGAGGTGTTCGGCAGTCGATACGAACTACCAGAGCTGGGACCACTTGGAAGCAACGGAATGGCTCTACCGCGCGATTTCGAGTTCCCCGTAGCCTCCTTCGACATGGACAAGACGGAATGGGAGA TCATCTACAAGCTGGCCGGGAAACTATGGTCATGCAAGCAAAACCACACCCCATTCGATGTCGTTGCCTGGGACGGCAA TTACGTGCCCTTCAAGTACGCAGCCGAAAAGTTTGTCAACGCGGCCTTTGTCGATAAGGACCAAGCCGATCCTAGTCTGTACACTGTCCTGACGGTGAAATCCAAAATACCTGGTGTTCCTGCTACAGATGTTATGTTCTTCACGCCGAAgtggtcctcggcgacgaacGCCTATCGACCTCCC TACTACCACAGAAACATGGCTACAGAAGTTGTGGGGGTAGTGTATGGCGACTACAAGGGCACAAGCCGCAACTTGGAGGCCGGTGGTCTTAGTTTTCAGTCAAGCTACTCGCCCCATGGAGGCAAGTCTTGA
- a CDS encoding Duf221 domain-containing protein — MSATPIATPSGSASLTETLASSLASSLSTAFSATISATLSSNGTIPSSASSTTSETSPPASPSPVSLPSDRYQGITLVAFLTALATGLSVFAVQIIAFLLLRNKIARIFKPKSYLVPERERTESPPSTPWSLISTLIHYDDRDIIKKCGLDAYFFLRYLRTLLTIFIPIAVIVIPILIPLNYSDGVGHDLIDDAKNEANDTSSDPVRLMARAGQSASGDTDNEPTGLDTLAWGNISRTHTGRFWAHLILALLVIIWVCTVFFFELRVYIKVRQDYLTSAEHRLRASATTILVNSIPSKWLTEEALLGLFDVFPGQIRNIWLNRDLTTLLEKIQLRESIHLRLEAAETELVKAAKRKQLKRKKKEDKLSRKQANTKGPSRQEEALRRQREDADAKKRAEAGLGISSGEHEDVPHDISAIVDDKHKNPESRRSSTSSSSSDNGNRPESRGFGLGLIGDGISKVGKGLLGGVGKAQQNIREFSDDVEETVETTNGFAMLHPSDRPRKVQILAEGERPGTAESARVTADQAEPPANTETQKTHSRNASAVSQETTDQNYKRSYEPFGNGNTVRKVSNLDHMYDQEKRKFWQFWKAPAGGYASPVPQGFDGGEYPFGQSKDKTTWQKIKAYIPFTGGDSQAPVDYPESNTIGGEYKNILDDDAEWRKWIKEKNRPMHRLPRWGFPDWLAWLTFGPKVDTIYWCRSELSRLNVEIDDDQAHPERYPLMNSAFIQFNHQVSAHMACQSLMHHVPKHMSPRINEVSPKDVIWDNMALKWWHESIRSGVVTVVIAAMAFFWAIPIAFTASIANIDGLVGQFPWLAWIKKDPVEKVAGAVAGVLPAILLALLLLIVPLILEQLALFRGVKTGSQKAEFVQRFYFVFLFIQVFLVVSIASFFAASVDELWANLETLSNVGEILNILARNLPRASNYFFSYMLLQALSVSSGTLLQIGGLVTWYLLARILDTTARDKWKRNTTLSTIAWGQFFPVYTNFACIALVYSVIAPLISLFAVLTFGLLWFAQRYSMLYVTRFETDTGGVLYPRAINQTFTGLYVMEACLAGLFFITVDENDNSAATPQGVIMLVTLGLTAIYQISLNTSFSPLFRYLPITVEDEAVLRDEAFQRAQNRRLGLPNDDDGDEFTDEKTPMANGDGSGAEAPGIELQRMEHEGPKRKPSTMRRVKNVGHWAKREGKNLRSKTWNVGAAPVHTAAEYRRQQRNKDLEAQRALGEALYGGFHDEIEDLTPAERDALVKNAFKHYALRARAPAVWIPRDDIGVSDDEIRRTKEYSEHIWISNEGTALDSKIRVVYGANPPDFSEIDIINL, encoded by the exons ATGTCGGCAACTCCCATCGCGACGCCGTCAGGCTCGGCCTCGCTTACGGAGACGCTCGCCTCCTCACTGGCCTCGTCTCTATCAACGGCCTTTTCTGCCACAATCTCTGCGACTTTGAGCTCGAACGGAACCATTccctcttcggcgtcgtcaacgaCATCAGAAACATCGCCACCGGCTTCTCCATCACCCGTCTCTCTTCCTTCGGACAGATACCAAGGAATAACTCTGGTTGCGTTCCTCACTGCCCTGGCAACTGGTCTTTCGGTTTTCGCCGTGCAAATCATTGCCTTTTTGCTTCTACGGAATAAGATTGCGCGTATTTT CAAACCAAAGTCTTATCTTGTTCCCGAACGTGAAAGAACGGAGAGTCCCCCCAGCACACCTTGGAGTCTCATCAGCACCCTGATCCACTACGACGACCGCGACATCATCAAAAAGTGTGGCTTGGACGCCTACTTCTTCCTCCGCTATCTAAGAACTCTCCTCACAATATTCATCCCCATCGCCGTTATCGTAATTCCTATCTTGATTCCGCTCAACTATAGCGATGGTGTGGGTCATGACTTGATCGACGATGCGAAGAATGAGGCCAATGATACCAGCTCCGACCCAGTTCGTCTCATGGCCAGGGCAGGTCAATCTGCCAGCGGTGATACCGACAATGAACCTACGGGTCTGGATACCCTGGCCTGGGGCAACATTAGCAGAACCCACACCGGCCGCTTTTGGGCACATCTGATCCTGGCGCTGCTCGTCATCATTTGGGTCTGCACGGTCTTCTTCTTTGAACTCCGTGTCTACATCAAAGTCCGACAGGATTATCTGACGAGTGCCGAGCATCGTCTCCGGGCTTCGGCCACGACCATTCTTGTCAACAGCATCCCTTCCAAATGGCTGACAGAGGAGGCTTTGTTGGGCCTGTTCGACGTTTTCCCTGGCCAAATTCGGAACATCTGGCTCAATCGTGACTTGACCACTCTACTCGAGAAGATCCAGCTGCGTGAAAGTATCCACCTTAGGTTGGAAGCAGCCGAGACGGAGCTCGTTAAGGCTGCGAAGAGGAAGCAACTCaagaggaaaaagaaagaggaCAAACTCTCCAGAAAGCAGGCCAACACCAAGGGGCCGAGCagacaagaagaagccctGAGGCGGCAGCGAGAAGATGCCGATGCCAAGAAGAGAGCCGAAGCCGGTCTTGGCATCAGCTCCGGCGAGCACGAGGATGTCCCCCACGACATCAGCGCCATAGTCGACGACAAGCACAAGAACCCGGAATCAAGGCGGTCGAGCACCTCGTCTTCAAGCTCAGACAATGGCAACCGGCCTGAGTCCAGGGGTTTCGGGCTTGGACTAATCGGGGACGGCATCAGCAAAGTTGGCAAAGGCCtgcttggcggcgtcggcaaagCGCAGCAAAATATCAGGGAATTCAGCGATGATGTGGAGGAGACGGTTGAGACGACTAACGGCTTCGCAATGCTGCATCCGAGTGATCGACCTCGAAAGGTCCAGATtctggccgagggcgaaCGCCCCGGAACAGCTGAGAGCGCAAGAGTCACGGCGGACCAAGCCGAACCACCCGCGAATACAGAGACACAGAAGACGCATTCCCGAAATGCATCTGCCGTCTCCCAGGAGACCACCGACCAGAATTACAAGCGAAGCTACGAGCCTTTCGGCAATGGCAACACGGTGCGCAAAGTCAGCAACCTGGACCACATGTATGATCAGGAAAAACGCAAGTTCTGGCAATTCTGGAAAGCCCCGGCCGGTGGCTACGCATCCCCCGTACCCCAAGGATTCGACGGCGGTGAATACCCTTTTGGCCAGTCAAAGGACAAGACCACGTGGCAGAAGATCAAAGCCTACATTCCCTTCACGGGCGGAGACAGCCAGGCCCCCGTCGATTATCCCGAATCTAAcaccatcggcggcgagtACAAGAACATATTGGACGACGATGCTGAGTGGCGGAAATGgatcaaggagaagaacaGGCCAATGCATCGACTACCACGGTGGGGCTTCCCTGACTGGCTCGCCTGGCTGACTTTTGGTCCCAAGGTTGACACGATCTACTGGTGTCGGTCGGAGCTGTCGCGTTTGAACGTCGAaatcgacgacgaccaagcGCACCCAGAGCGATATCCCTTGATGAACTCGGCCTTTATCCAATTCAACCATCAGGTTTCGGCACACATGGCCTGTCAAAGTCTCATGCACCACGTTCCGAAGCACATGTCACCTCGGATTAACGAAGTTTCGCCCAAGGATGTCATCTGGGACAACATGGCTTTGAAGTGGTGGCACGAGTCCATCCGGTCTggcgtcgtcaccgtcgtcatTGCAGCCATGGCCTTTTTCTGGGCCATCCCTATCGCTTTCACGGCCTCCATTGCCAACATTGACGGTCTGGTTGGGCAGTTTCCCTGGCTGGCATGGATCAAGAAGGACCCCGTTGAGAAGGTCGCCGGAGCCGTTGCTGGTGTCTTGCCCGCTATCCTGCTtgcgctcctcctcttgATTGTCCCCCTCATTCTCGAACAACTCGCGCTGTTTCGGGGCGTCAAAACCGGCTCGCAGAAGGCCGAATTTGTCCAGCGCTTCtacttcgtcttcctcttcatccaAGTCTTCCTCGTTGTTTCGATTGCGTCGTTCTTCGCTGCATCAGTTGACGAGCTGTGGGCTAATCTGGAGACACTCTCAAATGTTGGAGAAATCCTGAACATTCTCGCCAGAAACTTGCCGAGAGCGTCCAACTACTTCTTCTCGTACATGTTGCTACAAGCGCTTTCTGTCAGCTCCGGAACACTGCTTCAGATCGGGGGCCTTGTCACTTGGTACCTGTTGGCCCGGATACTCGACACCACGGCTCGTGACAAGTGGAAGAGGAACACGACCCTCTCGACTATTGCATGGGGCCAGTTTTTCCCTGTCTACACCAATTTCGCCTGCATCGCCTTGGTCTATAGCGTCATTGCTCCGCTAATTTCGCTGTTTGCTGTCCTAACGTTCGGCCTACTATGGTTCGCTCAGCGTTACAGTATGTTGTACGTCACGCGCTTCGAAACTGACACAGGTGGTGTATTGTACCCTCGCGCGATCAACCAAACGTTCACGGGCCTGTACGTCATGGAAGCTTGCTTGGCGGGCTTGTTTTTCATCACTGTGGACGAAAATGACAACAGCGCTGCCACGCCGCAGGGGGTCATCATGCTGGTAACACTTGGCCTCACGGCGATATACCAAATCTCGTTGAACACGTCGTTTTCACCCCTGTTCCGGTATTTGCCAATCACTGTCGAAGATGAGGCGGTCCTCAGAGACGAGGCATTCCAGCGAGCTCAAAACAGACGTTTGGGGCTCCccaatgacgacgacggcgacgagttCACAGACGAAAAGACACCCATGGCAAATGGCGACGGATCCGGAGCCGAAGCCCCCGGTATCGAATTGCAAAGGATGGAGCACGAGGGGCCCAAACGGAAGCCATCGACTATGCGCCGTGTCAAGAACGTCGGTCACTGGGCGAAGCGGGAAGGTAAAAACCTTCGCAGTAAGACCTGGAACGTgggcgccgcccccgtccaCACGGCCGCCGAGTACCGCCGCCAACAGCGCAACAAAGATCTGGAGGCCCAACGGGCTCTTGGGGAAGCACTGTATGGCGGTTTTCACGATGAAATCGAAGATTTGACGCCCGCCGAGCGTGATGCACTCGTTAAGAACGCGTTCAAACATTACGCCCTACGAGCACGAGCACCCGCTGTCTGGATTCCTCGTGACGATATTGGGGTCAGCGATGACGAGATTCGGCGCACGAAGGAGTATAGTGAGCACATTTGGATCAGCAACGAGGGAACGGCGCTGGATAGTAAGATCCGCGTGGTGTATGGCGCCAATCCGCCCGACTTTTCAGAGATTGACATTATCAATCTCTAA